One window of the Streptomyces sp. ITFR-21 genome contains the following:
- a CDS encoding phosphoribosylaminoimidazolesuccinocarboxamide synthase, with protein MSGFVDKPEPRHVPGLVHLHTGKVRDLYQNAAGELVMVASDRTSAYDWVLPTEIPDKGRILTQLSLWWFDLLKDLVPGHVISTDVPEGAPAEWAGRTMVCRSLRMVPVECVARGYLTGSGLTEYEKDRTVCGLGLPEGLVDGSELPGPIFTPATKAPVGEHDENVSYEEVAHQIGVETAARLRQATLAVYTRARDIARSRGLILADTKFEFGYDDQRNLVIADEVLTPDSSRYWPADQWQPGRPQTSFDKQFIRDWLTSDASGWDRASEQPPPPLPPEIVEQSRARYVEAYERLTGGSWN; from the coding sequence ATGTCCGGATTCGTCGACAAACCCGAACCCCGCCACGTGCCGGGCCTCGTCCATCTGCACACCGGCAAGGTGCGCGACCTCTACCAGAACGCGGCCGGCGAGTTGGTGATGGTGGCCAGCGACCGCACCTCCGCGTACGACTGGGTGCTGCCCACCGAGATCCCGGACAAGGGCCGCATCCTCACCCAGTTGTCCCTGTGGTGGTTCGATCTGCTCAAGGACCTGGTGCCCGGTCATGTGATCTCCACCGACGTGCCCGAGGGCGCGCCCGCCGAGTGGGCGGGCCGCACCATGGTGTGCCGCTCGCTGCGGATGGTCCCGGTGGAGTGCGTGGCGCGCGGCTATCTGACCGGCTCCGGTCTGACCGAGTACGAGAAGGACCGCACGGTGTGCGGACTCGGCCTGCCCGAGGGCCTGGTGGACGGCTCCGAGCTGCCGGGGCCGATCTTCACCCCGGCCACCAAGGCGCCGGTCGGTGAGCACGACGAGAACGTGTCGTACGAGGAGGTGGCCCATCAGATCGGTGTGGAGACCGCCGCCCGGCTGCGTCAGGCCACCCTCGCGGTCTACACCCGGGCCCGGGACATCGCCCGAAGCCGCGGACTGATCCTGGCCGACACCAAGTTCGAGTTCGGCTACGACGACCAGCGGAATCTGGTCATCGCCGACGAGGTCCTCACGCCCGACTCCTCCCGCTACTGGCCGGCCGACCAGTGGCAGCCGGGCCGCCCGCAGACGTCGTTCGACAAGCAGTTCATCCGCGACTGGCTCACCTCCGACGCCTCCGGCTGGGACCGCGCGTCCGAGCAGCCCCCGCCGCCGCTCCCTCCCGAGATCGTCGAGCAGTCCCGGGCCCGCTACGTGGAGGCGTACGAGCGCCTGACCGGCGGCAGCTGGAACTGA
- the purQ gene encoding phosphoribosylformylglycinamidine synthase subunit PurQ, translating to MTARIGVVTFPGTLDDRDTQRAVRVAGAEAVPLWHRDKDLKQVDAVVLPGGFSYGDYLRAGAISRFSPVMETIIGQAKAGMPVLGICNGFQVLTEAHLLPGAMLRNNELHFVCRDQRLRVETSATAWTADYAAGQQISIPLKNIDGRYTADERTLDELEAEGRVVFRYAGGPAADGYGNPNGSLRDIAGVSNAAGNVVGLMPHPEHAVETLTGTGRTDGLGFFTSVLKKLVDA from the coding sequence GTGACTGCGCGCATTGGTGTGGTCACATTCCCGGGTACGTTGGACGACCGTGACACCCAGCGGGCGGTACGGGTGGCCGGCGCCGAAGCCGTGCCGCTGTGGCACCGCGACAAGGACCTCAAGCAGGTCGACGCGGTGGTTCTGCCCGGCGGCTTCAGTTACGGCGACTATCTGCGGGCCGGGGCCATCTCCCGTTTCTCGCCGGTCATGGAAACGATCATCGGACAGGCCAAGGCCGGAATGCCGGTTCTGGGTATCTGCAACGGTTTCCAGGTCCTGACCGAAGCCCATCTGCTGCCGGGCGCGATGCTCCGCAACAACGAGCTGCACTTCGTCTGCCGCGACCAGAGACTGCGGGTCGAGACCAGTGCCACCGCCTGGACCGCGGACTACGCGGCCGGCCAGCAGATCTCCATCCCGCTGAAGAACATCGACGGCCGCTACACCGCGGACGAGCGCACCCTGGACGAGCTGGAGGCCGAGGGCCGGGTGGTCTTCCGCTACGCCGGCGGCCCGGCCGCGGACGGCTACGGGAACCCCAACGGCTCACTGCGCGACATCGCCGGCGTCAGCAACGCGGCCGGGAACGTCGTCGGCCTGATGCCGCACCCCGAGCACGCCGTCGAGACCCTGACCGGCACCGGCCGCACCGACGGGCTGGGCTTCTTCACCTCGGTACTCAAGAAGTTGGTCGACGCATGA
- the purS gene encoding phosphoribosylformylglycinamidine synthase subunit PurS, which produces MARVVVDVMLKPEILDPQGQAVQRALPRLGFDGIADVRQGKRFELEVDGPVDDAALARIREMAETFLANTVIEDFNVKVES; this is translated from the coding sequence GTGGCACGCGTCGTAGTCGACGTCATGCTCAAGCCGGAGATCCTCGACCCCCAGGGCCAGGCGGTCCAGCGCGCGCTGCCGCGGCTGGGCTTCGACGGGATCGCCGACGTACGTCAGGGAAAGCGCTTTGAACTGGAGGTCGACGGTCCGGTTGACGACGCCGCGCTGGCCCGCATTCGGGAGATGGCGGAAACCTTTCTCGCCAACACCGTGATCGAGGACTTCAATGTAAAGGTGGAGTCGTGA
- a CDS encoding N,N-dimethylformamidase beta subunit family domain-containing protein yields the protein MGVGRIRRWESGALAHGVSDPFGQGPLPWLRGEPQYLDGDGQVVPWYVDLAVSSGKPPRRPHPPGPRTADDVRRQIKGFAAEGAASPGGAIDFRITVDPPQEFTVDVYRIGHYGGDGAAQVTTSPRLSGIVQPAPLTACRTVSCHHWWQSWRLQIPPYWKTGAYVAVLTTGDGYRSHIPFTVKDADARPADLLLLLPDVTWQAYNLYPEDGHTGASLYHAWDGEGRLLGEEEAATTVSFDRPYAGAGLPLHIGHAYDFVRFAERYGYDLAYADARDLHAGRVDPTRYRGLVFPGHDEYWSIPMRRAAETARAAGTSLVFLSANTMYWQVELTSSPSGDQDRLLTCRKHRGDGRGTRSALWRDQGEPEQLLMGVQYAGRVPQPSPLVVRNADHWLWEATGAGEGDEIPGLVAGEADRYFPRIPLPESTERILLAHSPYESADGRRCHQETSLYRAPSGAYVFASGTFAWSPALDRPGHVDPRIQRATANLLDRICKRD from the coding sequence ATGGGCGTGGGACGGATTCGCCGGTGGGAGTCGGGTGCGCTCGCGCACGGCGTGTCGGATCCGTTCGGACAGGGGCCGCTGCCGTGGCTGCGGGGTGAGCCGCAGTATCTGGACGGGGACGGGCAGGTGGTGCCCTGGTACGTGGACCTGGCCGTGAGCAGCGGGAAGCCGCCGCGGCGGCCCCATCCGCCGGGGCCGCGCACGGCGGACGACGTGCGCCGGCAGATCAAGGGGTTCGCCGCCGAAGGCGCCGCCTCGCCCGGTGGCGCGATCGACTTCCGGATCACCGTGGACCCGCCGCAGGAGTTCACCGTGGACGTCTACCGGATCGGCCACTACGGCGGCGACGGCGCCGCCCAGGTCACCACGAGCCCCCGGCTGTCCGGCATCGTGCAGCCCGCGCCGCTCACGGCGTGCCGGACGGTCTCCTGCCACCACTGGTGGCAGTCCTGGCGGCTCCAGATCCCGCCGTACTGGAAGACCGGTGCGTACGTGGCCGTCCTGACCACCGGCGACGGCTACCGCAGCCACATCCCGTTCACCGTCAAGGACGCCGACGCCCGCCCCGCCGACCTGCTCCTGCTGCTGCCGGACGTCACCTGGCAGGCGTACAACCTCTATCCCGAGGACGGCCACACCGGCGCCAGCCTGTACCACGCGTGGGACGGTGAGGGGCGGCTGCTCGGCGAGGAGGAGGCGGCCACCACGGTCTCCTTCGACCGCCCGTACGCCGGCGCGGGCCTGCCGTTGCACATCGGCCACGCCTACGACTTCGTGCGGTTCGCCGAGCGCTACGGATACGACCTGGCGTACGCCGACGCCCGTGATCTGCACGCCGGGCGGGTGGACCCCACCCGCTACCGGGGCCTGGTCTTCCCCGGCCACGACGAGTACTGGTCGATACCGATGCGCCGCGCCGCCGAGACCGCCCGCGCGGCCGGCACCTCGCTGGTGTTCCTGTCGGCCAACACCATGTACTGGCAGGTGGAACTGACCTCCTCTCCGTCCGGCGACCAGGACCGGCTGCTGACCTGCCGCAAGCACCGCGGCGACGGCAGGGGCACCCGCAGCGCGCTGTGGCGCGACCAGGGGGAGCCTGAGCAGCTGCTGATGGGTGTGCAGTACGCCGGCCGGGTGCCGCAGCCCTCCCCGCTGGTGGTGCGCAACGCCGACCACTGGCTGTGGGAGGCGACCGGCGCAGGCGAGGGGGACGAGATCCCGGGTCTGGTGGCGGGCGAGGCCGACCGCTACTTCCCGCGTATCCCGCTGCCGGAGTCCACCGAGCGGATTTTGCTGGCCCATTCGCCGTACGAGTCCGCCGACGGCCGCCGCTGCCACCAGGAGACCTCGCTGTACCGGGCGCCCAGCGGCGCGTACGTCTTCGCGTCCGGCACCTTCGCGTGGTCGCCCGCGCTGGACCGGCCGGGCCATGTGGACCCCCGTATCCAGCGCGCCACGGCCAATCTCCTGGACCGGATCTGCAAACGGGACTGA
- a CDS encoding histone-like nucleoid-structuring protein Lsr2: MAQRVLVTLADDLDGGEAAETIAFGVDGQWYEIDLSSKNADRLRKDLAPYVEAGRRRTLSGRAYKRTPIAPTPATVRAWAQSNGFEVPARGRIPKKVYEAFNRAS, from the coding sequence ATGGCGCAACGCGTACTGGTCACACTTGCCGACGACCTGGACGGCGGCGAAGCCGCGGAAACCATCGCATTCGGCGTCGACGGGCAGTGGTACGAGATCGACCTCTCGTCCAAGAACGCGGACAGGTTGCGCAAGGACCTCGCCCCCTACGTGGAGGCCGGCCGCCGGCGCACCCTTTCCGGCCGTGCCTACAAGCGCACCCCCATCGCCCCGACGCCCGCCACCGTGCGCGCCTGGGCTCAGTCGAACGGCTTCGAGGTCCCGGCCCGCGGCCGTATCCCCAAGAAGGTCTACGAGGCGTTCAACAGGGCGAGCTGA